A part of Micromonospora chersina genomic DNA contains:
- a CDS encoding beta-phosphoglucomutase family hydrolase, with amino-acid sequence MLGLPAHVTACLFDLDGVLTQTAKVHNAAWTETFNAFLRARAATTGEPFRPFDPGPDYNRYVDGKPRADGVRSFLASRGITLPEGSPDDPPEAETVNGVGNRKNVILLKRIHTDGVEVYEGSVRYLHEAVRAGLRRAVVSASANCRDVVAAAGLEPLLEARVDGLVARERGLRGKPHPDTFLAGAQLLGVPPENAAVFEDALAGVAAGKAGGFGYVVGVDRVGQADDLRAHGADVVVTDLSELLTGAHA; translated from the coding sequence ATGCTGGGCCTACCCGCTCACGTGACCGCCTGTCTCTTCGATCTGGACGGTGTGCTGACGCAGACCGCCAAGGTGCACAACGCCGCCTGGACCGAGACCTTCAACGCGTTCCTGCGGGCGCGGGCGGCGACCACCGGCGAGCCGTTCCGCCCGTTCGACCCCGGTCCCGACTACAACCGGTACGTGGACGGAAAACCGCGCGCCGACGGAGTGCGCTCGTTCCTGGCCTCGCGCGGGATCACCCTGCCCGAGGGTTCGCCGGACGACCCGCCCGAGGCGGAGACCGTCAACGGGGTGGGCAACCGGAAGAACGTCATCCTGCTCAAGCGGATCCACACCGACGGTGTCGAGGTCTACGAGGGCTCGGTGCGCTACCTGCACGAGGCCGTCCGGGCCGGGCTGCGCCGGGCGGTGGTCTCGGCCAGCGCCAACTGCCGTGACGTGGTCGCCGCCGCCGGGCTGGAGCCGCTGCTGGAGGCGCGGGTGGACGGGCTGGTGGCCCGCGAGCGCGGCCTGCGCGGTAAGCCGCACCCGGACACCTTCCTGGCCGGCGCGCAACTGCTCGGGGTGCCGCCGGAGAACGCGGCCGTCTTCGAGGACGCGCTGGCCGGCGTCGCCGCCGGGAAGGCCGGCGGCTTCGGGTACGTGGTCGGCGTCGACCGGGTCGGCCAGGCCGACGACCTGCGCGCGCACGGCGCCGACGTGGTGGTGACCGACCTGTCGGAGCTGCTCACCGGGGCGCACGCGTGA
- a CDS encoding DUF4442 domain-containing protein → MSIDSRQVAAGLLEAVPFARTLGIEFVEVAPEAEGGVRAVVRLPDAPEHHNHVGGPHAGAMFTLGETASGAVVLAAFGPVLDRAVPLAVTATIRYQKVALGPVLATARLGRTPAEVIAELDAGQRPEFPVEVEIGTEDGTVTSALTVVWTLRPNR, encoded by the coding sequence ATGTCCATCGACTCTCGCCAGGTCGCGGCCGGTCTGCTGGAGGCCGTGCCGTTCGCCCGCACGCTCGGTATCGAATTCGTCGAGGTCGCCCCCGAGGCCGAGGGCGGCGTCCGGGCCGTGGTCCGGCTCCCCGACGCCCCCGAGCACCACAACCACGTCGGCGGCCCGCACGCCGGCGCCATGTTCACCCTCGGGGAGACCGCCTCCGGGGCGGTGGTGCTCGCCGCGTTCGGGCCGGTGCTCGACCGGGCCGTACCGCTGGCCGTGACCGCCACCATCCGCTACCAGAAGGTCGCCCTCGGGCCGGTCCTGGCCACCGCGCGGCTCGGGCGCACCCCGGCCGAGGTGATCGCCGAACTGGACGCCGGGCAGCGGCCGGAGTTCCCGGTCGAGGTGGAGATCGGCACCGAGGACGGCACCGTGACCTCGGCGCTCACCGTCGTCTGGACGCTCCGCCCGAACCGCTGA
- a CDS encoding VOC family protein, whose translation MGTVIRNVAFDCADPYGLARFWSGVFDCPVDPEFQPGDEELVIEPPGGPRVYFQRVPEPKTVKNRVHICLEPDVPRDREVERVLALGATVVADRREPDGSGWVVLADPEGNEFCLLRSDAERALAGKVTDE comes from the coding sequence ATGGGGACCGTGATCCGCAACGTCGCGTTCGACTGCGCCGACCCGTACGGGCTGGCGCGCTTCTGGAGCGGGGTGTTCGACTGCCCGGTCGATCCGGAGTTCCAGCCCGGCGACGAGGAACTCGTCATCGAGCCGCCCGGCGGCCCACGGGTCTACTTCCAGCGCGTGCCCGAGCCGAAGACCGTGAAGAACCGCGTGCACATCTGCCTGGAACCGGACGTACCGCGCGACCGGGAGGTCGAGCGGGTCCTGGCCCTGGGCGCCACCGTCGTCGCCGACCGGCGGGAGCCGGACGGCAGTGGCTGGGTCGTGCTGGCCGACCCCGAGGGCAACGAGTTCTGCCTGCTGCGCAGCGATGCCGAGCGCGCCCTTGCCGGGAAAGTTACTGACGAGTAG
- a CDS encoding DUF397 domain-containing protein translates to MDLTGAIWRKSTRSSGNQGDCVEVADNLPGVVAVRDSKDRHGPALTFTPASWASFVAHAKRH, encoded by the coding sequence ATGGACCTGACCGGCGCGATCTGGCGCAAGAGCACCCGCAGCAGCGGCAACCAGGGCGACTGCGTGGAGGTGGCCGACAACCTGCCCGGCGTGGTGGCCGTGCGGGACAGCAAGGACCGGCACGGGCCGGCGCTCACCTTCACCCCGGCGAGCTGGGCGTCCTTCGTCGCCCACGCGAAGCGCCACTGA
- a CDS encoding helix-turn-helix domain-containing protein: protein MSRMPMLELFAGELRRLRGDAGLSQEALGERVNYSASLVAAVEQCRRPPREEFAQRCDEALMAGGLLVRIRDALVRESLMPWFREWVSIEQEATTLRSFQPLVVPGLLQTEAYARALYEGAAQLAGEEIEQPLAARLARQAVLNRPGPPQFVAVLDYTVLERPVGGPEVMREQLRHLADVGRRPRVHLHVVPRGTGAYPGLNGAFVLATPPDGDDVGYLDNQLQGTIVERTVDVNSLRQIWESVRAEAMPHGATLAAISEAAEQWT, encoded by the coding sequence ATGAGCCGGATGCCGATGCTGGAGCTGTTCGCCGGGGAGCTGCGTCGGCTGCGCGGGGACGCCGGGCTGTCCCAGGAGGCGCTGGGTGAGCGGGTCAACTACTCGGCCTCGCTGGTGGCCGCCGTCGAGCAGTGCCGGCGCCCGCCCCGGGAGGAGTTCGCCCAGCGCTGCGACGAGGCACTGATGGCCGGCGGCCTGCTGGTCCGCATCCGGGACGCCCTGGTCCGGGAGAGCCTCATGCCCTGGTTCCGCGAGTGGGTGTCCATCGAGCAGGAGGCGACCACGTTGCGCAGCTTCCAGCCGCTGGTGGTGCCCGGGCTGCTCCAGACGGAGGCGTACGCCCGGGCGCTTTACGAAGGGGCGGCGCAGCTCGCCGGTGAGGAGATCGAGCAACCGCTCGCCGCGCGGCTGGCCCGGCAGGCGGTGCTGAACCGGCCCGGGCCGCCGCAGTTTGTGGCGGTGCTCGACTACACCGTGCTGGAGCGGCCGGTCGGCGGCCCCGAGGTCATGCGGGAGCAGTTGCGGCACCTGGCCGACGTGGGCCGCCGCCCTCGCGTCCACCTCCACGTGGTCCCGCGCGGCACCGGCGCCTACCCGGGGCTGAACGGGGCGTTCGTGCTCGCCACCCCGCCGGACGGCGACGACGTGGGCTACCTGGATAACCAGTTGCAGGGCACCATCGTCGAGCGGACGGTGGACGTAAACTCCCTGCGGCAGATCTGGGAGTCCGTGCGGGCGGAGGCCATGCCGCACGGGGCCACCCTGGCGGCGATCTCGGAGGCGGCAGAGCAATGGACCTGA
- a CDS encoding ABC transporter ATP-binding protein, with translation MTTVALKDVTKVFQDGTVAVDTINLDVNDGEFMVLLGPSGCGKSTVLRMVAGLEDPTSGAVMLGGEVANDLPPRDRKIAMVFQDFALYPHMTVGDNIGFPLRLSGVEPGPRGERIQDVASALGIGDVLGRKPSQLSGGQRQRVAMGRAIVRRPGLFLMDEPLSNLDSGLRAELRAEISGLTRELGVTTIYVTHDQAEALTMADRVAIMRKGVLQDVGNPTQVYGRPATLYVAAFLGSPRMNLLEASVYVHLDRYVALNLGEQALYLPWDDIRSRAVAHYHGERIVVGMRAEALTPVAPDTAGDVLHGRIRYLEHHGHESLAFLDIGATAIVVDEMGTPAENAASGQRGLRRFGQVMQRLAGRAADAPVSAAPSGGGSRTSVLPDPGRHHRRPAELAVRLAPYPAVSAGHPLAVQVRMDALHFFDERGDRIDVGWR, from the coding sequence GTGACGACCGTCGCGCTCAAGGATGTCACCAAGGTGTTCCAGGACGGAACAGTCGCGGTCGACACCATCAATCTGGATGTCAACGACGGCGAGTTCATGGTGCTGCTCGGCCCCTCGGGCTGCGGCAAGTCCACCGTGCTGCGGATGGTCGCCGGGCTGGAGGATCCCACCTCGGGCGCGGTGATGCTCGGCGGCGAGGTGGCCAACGACCTGCCGCCCCGGGACCGGAAGATCGCTATGGTCTTCCAGGACTTCGCCCTCTACCCACACATGACAGTGGGCGACAACATCGGCTTCCCACTCCGGCTCTCCGGCGTCGAGCCCGGGCCGCGCGGCGAGCGGATCCAGGACGTGGCCAGCGCGCTGGGCATCGGTGACGTGCTGGGACGCAAGCCCAGCCAGCTCTCCGGCGGCCAGCGGCAGCGGGTGGCCATGGGGCGGGCGATAGTGCGCCGGCCCGGGCTGTTCCTCATGGACGAGCCGCTCTCCAACCTGGACAGCGGCCTCCGCGCCGAGTTGCGCGCCGAGATCTCCGGGCTGACCCGCGAGCTGGGCGTCACCACCATCTACGTCACGCACGACCAGGCCGAGGCGCTGACCATGGCCGACCGGGTCGCCATCATGCGCAAGGGCGTGCTCCAGGACGTGGGCAACCCCACCCAGGTGTACGGCCGCCCTGCCACCCTCTACGTCGCCGCGTTCCTCGGCAGCCCGCGCATGAACCTGCTGGAGGCGTCGGTCTACGTCCACCTCGACCGGTACGTGGCGCTGAACCTCGGCGAGCAGGCGCTCTACCTGCCCTGGGACGACATCCGCAGCCGGGCCGTGGCGCACTACCACGGCGAGCGGATCGTGGTCGGCATGCGGGCCGAGGCGCTCACCCCGGTCGCTCCAGACACCGCCGGCGACGTGCTGCACGGCCGGATCCGCTACCTGGAGCACCACGGCCACGAGTCGCTGGCCTTCCTCGACATCGGCGCCACGGCCATCGTGGTGGACGAGATGGGCACCCCCGCGGAGAACGCCGCCTCCGGCCAGCGCGGCCTGCGCCGGTTCGGCCAGGTGATGCAGCGCCTCGCCGGGCGGGCGGCGGACGCACCGGTCTCCGCAGCCCCGAGCGGCGGCGGGAGCCGGACCAGCGTGCTTCCCGACCCGGGCCGGCACCACCGCCGCCCGGCCGAACTGGCCGTGCGGCTGGCCCCGTACCCGGCGGTGTCGGCGGGGCACCCGCTCGCGGTCCAGGTGCGGATGGACGCGCTGCACTTCTTCGACGAGCGCGGCGACCGGATCGACGTGGGCTGGCGCTGA
- a CDS encoding bifunctional glycosyltransferase/CDP-glycerol:glycerophosphate glycerophosphotransferase, with amino-acid sequence MTLISFVVPAFKVQGYLRECLDSILDQPFDDIEVIGIDDASPDGSGEILDEYAARDPRVHPVRLVENVGLGPARNIGLDRAAGEYVWFVDGDDWLVAGCLPHVADRLRATRPDVLVVDHVRAHWNNSATRSAMRDVFPEPPGEATFGLRDRPETLRLLHTAWNRLVRREFLVEQGLRFEPGWYEDVSFSYPALMAAERIGVLDRVCLNYRQRRTGAITRTRGDRHFEVFAQWHRVFRLMDRWGPAVADLRPAVFERMIWHYLTVLGNGERLDADLRPPFFAQIHADYVRFLPPGGYPVPPGLEGVKHRLVAAGRWRTFSALRAAHQAEEQARQTARKVRRRVLPVARRTARKARDAALREYYLAELHRPLDPTLAVYAAYWYRGYACNPAAIYAAARRLAPQVRGVWIVRRDRVDVLPPGVEYVVAGTRDYYRVLARARWLINNVNFPDFVRKRPGSVHVQTHHGTPVKVMGLDQQRYPVGAVGMDFTKLLDRMDRWDYSVSANSFSTQMWERAYPADYTTLEVGYPRNDRLALATAEDCRKARADLGIGPEEYVVLYAPTHREHLPGWRPPFDPDRMRDVLGPSGRLLMRSHYFHDRERQLRGASDGTVLDVSTYERVEDLYLVADVLVTDYSSAMFDYAVLDRPIVVYAPDWDAYRVARGVYFDLLAEPPGAVAVDFPGLLDVFRSGAVRGTEAEQARQRFRKRFCALDDGHAAERVVRRVFLNEPAG; translated from the coding sequence ATGACCCTGATCAGCTTCGTCGTACCGGCCTTCAAGGTGCAGGGCTACCTGCGGGAGTGTCTCGACTCGATCCTCGACCAGCCGTTCGACGACATCGAGGTGATCGGGATCGACGACGCTTCCCCGGACGGCAGCGGCGAGATCCTGGACGAGTACGCGGCCCGTGACCCCCGGGTCCACCCGGTGCGGCTCGTGGAGAACGTCGGGCTCGGTCCGGCCCGCAACATCGGGCTGGACCGGGCCGCCGGCGAGTACGTCTGGTTCGTCGACGGGGACGACTGGCTGGTCGCCGGCTGCCTGCCGCACGTGGCCGACCGGCTCCGCGCCACCCGCCCGGACGTGCTGGTCGTCGACCACGTCCGCGCGCACTGGAACAACTCCGCCACCCGTAGCGCCATGCGGGACGTGTTCCCCGAGCCGCCCGGCGAGGCGACGTTCGGGCTGCGGGACCGGCCGGAGACCCTGCGGCTGCTGCACACCGCCTGGAACCGGCTGGTCCGCCGGGAGTTCCTGGTCGAGCAGGGGCTGCGCTTCGAGCCGGGCTGGTACGAGGACGTCTCGTTCAGCTACCCGGCGCTGATGGCCGCCGAGCGGATCGGCGTGCTGGACCGGGTGTGCCTGAACTACCGGCAGCGCCGCACCGGGGCGATCACCCGGACCCGGGGCGACCGGCACTTCGAGGTATTCGCGCAGTGGCACCGCGTGTTCCGGCTGATGGACCGCTGGGGGCCGGCGGTGGCGGACCTGCGCCCGGCCGTCTTCGAGCGGATGATCTGGCACTACCTGACCGTGCTGGGCAACGGCGAGCGGCTCGACGCCGACCTGCGGCCGCCGTTCTTCGCCCAGATCCACGCCGACTACGTCCGCTTCCTGCCGCCCGGGGGCTATCCGGTCCCACCCGGCCTGGAGGGGGTGAAGCACCGGCTGGTGGCGGCCGGGCGGTGGCGGACGTTCAGCGCGCTCCGCGCCGCCCACCAGGCGGAGGAGCAGGCCCGGCAGACAGCCCGGAAGGTCCGGCGGCGGGTGCTGCCGGTGGCCCGGCGTACCGCCCGCAAGGCCCGGGACGCGGCGCTGCGCGAGTACTACCTGGCCGAGTTGCACCGCCCGCTCGACCCGACGCTCGCCGTCTACGCGGCGTACTGGTACCGGGGCTACGCCTGCAACCCGGCCGCCATCTACGCGGCCGCCCGCCGGCTCGCCCCGCAGGTGCGCGGCGTCTGGATCGTCCGCCGGGACCGGGTGGACGTCCTGCCGCCGGGCGTGGAGTACGTCGTCGCCGGCACCCGGGACTACTACCGGGTGCTGGCCCGGGCCCGCTGGCTGATCAACAACGTCAACTTCCCGGACTTCGTCCGCAAGCGACCCGGTTCGGTGCACGTGCAGACCCACCACGGCACCCCGGTCAAGGTGATGGGCCTGGACCAGCAGCGCTATCCGGTCGGCGCCGTGGGGATGGACTTCACGAAGCTGCTGGACCGCATGGACCGCTGGGACTACAGCGTCAGCGCGAACAGCTTCTCCACGCAGATGTGGGAGCGGGCCTACCCGGCCGACTACACCACCCTGGAGGTCGGCTATCCGCGCAACGACCGGCTGGCGCTGGCCACCGCCGAGGATTGCCGCAAGGCCCGCGCCGACCTTGGCATCGGCCCCGAGGAGTACGTGGTGCTCTACGCGCCGACCCACCGGGAGCACCTGCCCGGCTGGCGGCCCCCGTTCGACCCGGACCGGATGCGCGACGTGCTCGGCCCGTCGGGGCGGCTGCTGATGCGCAGCCACTACTTCCACGACCGGGAACGGCAACTCCGCGGCGCGTCCGACGGCACGGTGCTGGACGTGAGCACGTACGAGCGGGTGGAGGACCTGTACCTCGTCGCGGACGTGCTGGTCACCGACTATTCCTCGGCGATGTTCGACTACGCGGTGCTGGACCGGCCGATAGTGGTCTACGCGCCGGACTGGGACGCGTACCGGGTGGCCCGGGGCGTCTACTTCGACCTGCTCGCCGAGCCGCCCGGCGCCGTCGCCGTCGACTTTCCCGGGCTGCTCGACGTCTTTCGCAGCGGCGCGGTGCGGGGGACGGAAGCTGAGCAGGCCCGGCAACGGTTCCGCAAGCGGTTCTGCGCGCTGGACGACGGGCACGCCGCCGAGCGGGTGGTCCGCCGGGTGTTCCTGAACGAGCCGGCCGGATAG
- a CDS encoding DUF5941 domain-containing protein — translation MTLAIVLAAGPAAGLTTDGGERLVDRIAGQWRRAGADEVRVAADLSELADLVAAATGPVLVSGADLVAHTAVLKHLATSPVGPTVALVLTDPPAAGQATVREERGQVVAVDEPAGATGVFGGALRVGPADLPALAAAARTAAGGGVDRLFADLAGCGTLTFAHRVRLLVAHRVGDPAELAAAQAAVAAVNEDKAELKLSVKERDDFFTTFFVSTWSPYVTKAAARIGLGPTAVTMISVAFAVAAAVLFGVGGRLALVAGGLLLYLGFVLDCVDGQLARYTRHFSAWGGWLDTMADRAKEYVVYAGLGYGATHAGFRYGWALAIAAMTLQTVRHMTDTWYGVLHDEAARRPRAATGDAGGIGGKLNAASTKVQADTGSVSYWLKRTVVFPIGERWALMAVAAALFGPLVALCAVLVWGVLAFAYTGALRTLRARWMRVPVLTTVDTGLHRDDGPLARTLPAPGRLPAVRQPLVLAVVGALGAAGLLLWALLAVHDGRDLPGWAVAFAFVVLLSGAHGARTAHDGPLDWLVPAALRAGEYLFAIAVGVAGRVSPWLIFGYVFVLTLHHYDLTARLEKRQAAPPLHAATLGWEGRSALLTIGSIAGIASIALATLGTYLLVVFVASVVLAWVVLPARVRGGDRSPG, via the coding sequence GTGACGCTCGCGATCGTGCTCGCCGCCGGGCCGGCGGCGGGCCTCACCACGGACGGCGGGGAGCGCCTCGTCGACCGGATCGCCGGGCAGTGGCGGCGGGCCGGGGCGGACGAGGTGCGGGTGGCCGCCGACCTGTCCGAGCTGGCCGACCTGGTGGCCGCCGCCACCGGGCCGGTGCTGGTCAGCGGGGCCGACCTGGTGGCGCACACCGCCGTACTCAAGCATCTGGCGACCAGCCCGGTGGGGCCGACGGTGGCCCTGGTGCTCACCGATCCGCCGGCCGCCGGGCAGGCCACGGTCCGCGAGGAGCGCGGCCAGGTGGTCGCGGTGGACGAACCGGCGGGCGCGACCGGCGTGTTCGGCGGCGCGCTGCGGGTCGGCCCCGCGGACCTGCCGGCCCTCGCCGCCGCCGCCCGGACCGCGGCCGGGGGCGGCGTCGACCGCCTCTTCGCCGACCTGGCCGGATGCGGCACGCTGACCTTCGCCCACCGGGTACGCCTGCTCGTGGCGCACCGGGTCGGCGACCCGGCGGAACTGGCCGCGGCGCAGGCCGCCGTGGCCGCCGTGAACGAGGACAAGGCCGAACTGAAGCTGTCGGTGAAGGAGCGGGACGACTTCTTCACCACGTTCTTCGTCAGCACCTGGTCCCCGTACGTGACGAAGGCGGCCGCCCGGATCGGCCTGGGCCCGACCGCGGTCACCATGATCTCGGTGGCCTTCGCGGTGGCCGCGGCGGTGCTCTTCGGCGTGGGCGGGCGGCTCGCGCTGGTGGCCGGTGGGCTGCTGCTCTACCTGGGCTTCGTGCTCGACTGCGTGGACGGCCAGTTGGCCCGCTACACCCGGCACTTCAGCGCCTGGGGCGGCTGGCTGGACACCATGGCCGACCGGGCCAAGGAGTACGTCGTCTACGCCGGTCTCGGCTACGGCGCCACGCACGCCGGATTCCGCTACGGCTGGGCGCTCGCCATCGCCGCCATGACCCTCCAGACCGTGCGGCACATGACCGACACCTGGTACGGGGTGCTGCACGACGAGGCGGCGCGGCGCCCCCGGGCGGCCACCGGGGACGCGGGCGGCATCGGCGGGAAGTTGAACGCCGCCTCGACCAAGGTCCAGGCGGACACCGGCTCGGTCTCCTACTGGCTGAAGCGGACCGTGGTCTTCCCGATCGGTGAGCGCTGGGCGCTCATGGCGGTGGCCGCCGCGCTGTTCGGGCCGCTGGTGGCGCTCTGCGCCGTGCTGGTGTGGGGGGTGCTGGCGTTCGCGTACACCGGAGCGCTGCGCACCCTGCGGGCGCGCTGGATGCGGGTGCCGGTGCTGACCACGGTCGACACCGGCCTGCACCGCGACGACGGGCCGCTGGCCCGTACGCTGCCGGCGCCCGGGAGGCTGCCGGCGGTGCGGCAGCCGCTGGTGCTCGCGGTGGTCGGCGCGCTCGGCGCGGCGGGCCTGCTGCTGTGGGCGCTGCTGGCCGTCCACGACGGGCGCGACCTGCCCGGCTGGGCGGTGGCGTTCGCGTTCGTCGTCCTGCTGAGCGGGGCGCACGGCGCGCGGACGGCGCACGACGGGCCGCTGGACTGGCTGGTCCCGGCCGCGCTGCGGGCGGGGGAGTACCTCTTCGCCATCGCCGTCGGGGTGGCCGGGCGGGTGTCGCCGTGGCTGATCTTCGGGTACGTCTTCGTGCTGACCCTGCACCACTACGACCTGACCGCCCGGCTGGAGAAGCGGCAGGCTGCCCCGCCGCTGCACGCCGCCACGCTCGGCTGGGAGGGTCGCTCCGCGTTGCTGACCATCGGCTCAATCGCCGGAATTGCGAGCATCGCTCTGGCTACACTCGGTACGTACCTTCTCGTGGTTTTTGTCGCGAGCGTGGTCCTCGCCTGGGTGGTCCTGCCGGCCCGCGTCCGTGGGGGTGACCGCTCGCCGGGCTGA
- a CDS encoding ABC transporter permease, which yields MTSGVAALWSARTSLRILVRRDLAVKYQQSVLGYLWSLIEPLGMGLIYWFVFGVLYSGATRRHLGDAAGSYPLFLITGIFAWMWASSALTEAANALTGQARLITTMNLPRQVFPIGRVTGRFAEYAAGLPILVAIAALYAAHGRIHLGWTLLALPLAVSVQFVLLVGLALLLSAGNVLMRDIERFMRLIIRVLFYATPIIYPLDLVRGSGMPGWLKVAYELNPLVGIFQLHHAIWYPDEFPDARLLTVTVVGSLLVFALGWWSFRRLEPAVLKEL from the coding sequence GTGACGTCCGGCGTCGCCGCGCTCTGGTCCGCCCGCACCTCGCTGCGCATCCTGGTCCGGCGCGATCTCGCGGTGAAGTACCAGCAGTCCGTGCTGGGCTACCTCTGGTCGCTGATCGAGCCGCTCGGCATGGGCCTGATCTACTGGTTCGTCTTCGGCGTGCTCTACTCCGGCGCCACCCGGCGGCACCTCGGTGACGCGGCCGGGTCGTACCCGCTCTTCCTGATCACCGGGATCTTCGCCTGGATGTGGGCCAGTTCGGCGCTGACCGAGGCGGCCAACGCGCTGACCGGGCAGGCCCGGCTGATCACCACGATGAACCTGCCCCGGCAGGTCTTCCCGATCGGCCGGGTCACCGGCCGGTTCGCCGAGTACGCCGCCGGCCTGCCCATCCTGGTCGCCATCGCGGCCCTCTACGCCGCCCACGGCCGGATCCACCTCGGCTGGACGCTGCTCGCGTTGCCCCTGGCCGTGTCGGTGCAGTTCGTCCTGCTGGTGGGGCTGGCGCTGCTGCTGTCGGCGGGCAACGTGCTGATGCGCGACATCGAGCGCTTCATGCGGCTGATCATCCGGGTGCTCTTCTACGCCACCCCGATCATCTACCCGCTGGACCTGGTCCGGGGCTCGGGCATGCCGGGCTGGCTGAAGGTCGCGTACGAGCTGAACCCGCTGGTCGGGATCTTCCAGCTGCACCACGCGATCTGGTATCCGGACGAGTTCCCGGACGCCCGGCTGCTCACCGTCACCGTGGTGGGCAGCCTGCTGGTGTTCGCGCTGGGCTGGTGGTCGTTCCGCCGCCTCGAACCGGCCGTGCTCAAGGAACTGTGA
- a CDS encoding L-serine ammonia-lyase, whose protein sequence is MISVFDLFSVGIGPSSSHTVGPMRAARTFVAGLKADGQLADVTRVQAELFGSLGATGHGHGSDRAVLLGLEGESPETVDTDSVGPRVERIRVQRRLSLLGSQEIDFDPDRDLVLHRRRSLPYHPNGMTFAAFDAAGEQVRERTYYSVGGGFVVDEAAAGADRIKPDSTRVRHPFLTGAELLRVTTDTGLSISEVMLANELSWRSEADVRAGLLEIWRVMRECVENGCARDGVLPGGLKVRRRAAELRRSLEAEGDANDPLHAMDWVTLFALAVNEENAAGGRVVTAPTNGAAGIIPAVLHYYTRFVPGASEEGVIRFLLAAGAIGVLFKENASISGAEVGCQGEVGSACSMAAAGLAEALGGTPEQVENAAEIGMEHNLGLTCDPVGGLVQIPCIERNAVASIKAITAARLALRGDGVHAVSLDKVIKTMRETGADMKIKYKETARGGLAVNVIEC, encoded by the coding sequence ATGATCAGTGTTTTCGACCTCTTCAGCGTCGGTATCGGGCCGTCCAGCTCGCACACCGTCGGGCCGATGCGCGCCGCGCGCACGTTCGTGGCCGGGCTCAAGGCCGACGGCCAGCTCGCCGACGTCACGCGGGTGCAGGCCGAGCTGTTCGGCTCGCTGGGCGCCACCGGCCACGGCCACGGCAGCGACCGCGCCGTGCTGCTCGGGCTGGAGGGGGAGTCCCCGGAGACTGTCGACACCGATTCGGTCGGGCCGCGGGTCGAGCGGATCCGCGTGCAGCGGCGGCTCAGCCTGCTCGGCAGCCAGGAGATCGACTTCGACCCGGACCGGGACCTGGTGCTGCACCGCCGCCGCTCGCTGCCGTACCACCCGAACGGGATGACCTTCGCGGCCTTCGACGCGGCCGGGGAGCAGGTCCGGGAGCGGACCTACTACTCCGTCGGCGGCGGGTTCGTTGTCGATGAGGCAGCCGCCGGGGCGGACCGGATCAAGCCGGACAGCACCCGCGTCCGCCACCCGTTCCTCACCGGGGCGGAGCTGCTCAGGGTCACCACCGACACCGGCCTGTCGATCAGCGAGGTGATGCTCGCCAACGAGCTGTCCTGGCGCAGCGAGGCGGACGTCCGGGCCGGGCTGCTGGAGATCTGGCGGGTCATGCGGGAGTGCGTCGAGAACGGCTGCGCCCGGGACGGCGTGCTGCCGGGCGGCCTGAAGGTGCGCCGCCGGGCCGCCGAGCTGCGCCGCAGCCTGGAGGCGGAGGGCGACGCCAACGACCCGCTGCACGCCATGGACTGGGTCACCCTCTTCGCGCTCGCGGTCAACGAGGAGAACGCGGCCGGCGGCCGGGTGGTCACCGCGCCGACCAACGGCGCCGCCGGGATCATCCCGGCCGTCCTGCACTACTACACGCGGTTCGTGCCGGGCGCCTCCGAGGAGGGCGTGATCCGCTTCCTCCTGGCGGCCGGCGCCATCGGGGTGCTGTTCAAGGAGAACGCCTCGATCTCCGGGGCCGAGGTCGGCTGCCAGGGCGAGGTCGGCTCGGCCTGCTCGATGGCGGCGGCCGGGCTGGCCGAGGCGCTGGGCGGCACGCCCGAGCAGGTGGAGAACGCGGCCGAGATCGGCATGGAGCACAACCTGGGGCTCACCTGCGACCCGGTCGGCGGCCTGGTGCAGATCCCGTGCATCGAGCGGAACGCCGTGGCCAGCATCAAGGCGATCACCGCGGCCCGGCTGGCGCTGCGCGGCGACGGGGTGCACGCCGTGTCGCTGGACAAGGTCATCAAGACCATGCGGGAGACCGGCGCCGACATGAAGATCAAGTACAAGGAGACGGCGCGGGGCGGCCTCGCCGTCAACGTGATCGAGTGCTGA
- a CDS encoding PspC domain-containing protein: MSRKLVRPRQGRVFAGVCAGLAQRFGMSAGMVRLLFLLSLLLPGTQVIIYLILWVLMPNEDRWLATGR; encoded by the coding sequence ATGAGTCGCAAACTGGTCCGGCCCCGCCAGGGGCGCGTGTTCGCCGGTGTCTGCGCCGGCCTGGCCCAGCGGTTCGGCATGTCGGCCGGCATGGTCCGGCTGCTGTTCCTGCTGTCGCTGCTGCTGCCCGGCACCCAGGTGATCATCTACCTGATCCTCTGGGTCCTGATGCCGAACGAGGACCGCTGGCTCGCCACCGGCCGCTGA